TGTCGGTGGGCGGGACGTCGAAGGTGGCCCGCACGGCTTCCCACAGGACGCGACCGCGGGCGTCGGTGAGAGGCAGGAGCTCGGGAGCCGTGCGTTCTCTGACTCGGGCGAGGATGCGAGTTTGCCCATCCCCCACCGAAATCATGCCGTTATTATACACGTCGTGAACGGGCTGCCTTCCGGCCCCGCCCCGCCCGCCGGGTTCTGGATCCGCGCCGTCGCCCTCGTGATCGACATGCTGGTCTGGTCGCTGGTCCGACTCTCGCTGGATATCGTGGCGACCGGCCTCGGCGCCCAGGACGTCGACGACTCGCCCTTCTTCCAATCGACGCTCGGTTTCTTCAGCCTGTTCTTCACGGCGCTCTACACCACCGTGCTGCACGCCCTCGATGGGCAGACGCTGGGCAAGCTCGCCGTCGGTGTCCGGGTTGTCGGCGTGGACGGCGAGCGGCTGCCGTTCGGCGCGGCGCTGCTGCGCTGGTTCGCCCTGTTCCTCTCGCTGCTGCCGTTGGGGTTCGGCTTCATCATGGCCGGGCTTCGGCGCGACAAGCGCGCGCTGCACGATCTCATCGCTGGCAGCCGTGTCGAGCGCACCGGGACGCGCCGCCCCCGTGGCCCCGCCCCGGTGGAGGAGTCCACCGCCAGCACCCCCTGACCGACCTTGACAGGCGTTGCCTCCTGTCACTATCTTTGGGGCCACGGGATAGGGAGCAGGGTGTAGGTGCACCCTTAGCGCGCCGCTGTTCTAGGGCAGGAGGTTTCGGGGCATGCCCGCAAAGCTGTTCGTCGGCAACCTCTCCTTTCAGGCCACTGAAGAGGACCTCCGCGAGCTGTTCGCCCAGGCCGGAACCGTCGAAACCGTCCGTATCATCACGGATCAGTTCACCGGGCGGCCCCGGGGGTTTGGCTTCGTGGAGATGGCCACGAAGGAGGAAGCCACCAAAGCCATCGAGATGCTGAATGGCCGGCTCTTCCGTGACCGCAACCTCGTCGTCGACGAAGCCCGTCCCCAGCCTCAGCGGGGTCCCGGGGGGGGTGGCGGAGACCGCGGGGCGCGCGGTCCGCGGCCCGGAGGCGGCGGTCCTGGAGGCGGCTGGCGCCGCTGACCGGCAGGCCCCGGCCGTCGCGGGGCCGATTCAGAAGAGCGTGAGCTGCGCGGAGGGCTCCGGTTCCTCCGGGCCTGGCGGCCGGAGCCCCTCGTGGTCGATGAACGCGCGGAAGCGCTCCCAGATCTCCTGGAGTTTGGCCTGGTAAAACTCGGTATTTTCATCGGGGCGCGCCGGGTCCCAGGCGCTCAGCAATCGCGCGCACTCGTTGACGGCGACGCTTGCCCCGCGTCCGGCCACGTAGTACGACACCTGATCGCCGGGCTGCCAGGCCCGGCCCGAGCGCTCCGCCAGCTCGTAGGCCGCCGAGGGGCTGCGGGCGCCGGCCTGCAGGCGCTGCCGATAGACCTCCAGCGTCTCTCCCAGGGTCTCCGTCCGGGCGAAGAGCCGGGCGGGCACGCGCCGGGCTGCGAAATCGGCCATCCAGCGGTCCACCTCGGCCTTCACCTCCATCCGTCTCCCGGTGAGCAGCAGTCGCACGACCTGCTCGATCAGCTGCCGCTGAAAGGGCTCCAGGACGCGTGAACGGAAGGCCGAGCCGCGGAGGCTCACCCGGCCCTGCTCGTCGAGGAGCGCGTAGGTCTTGAGCTTGTAGCTCAACATCGCCCGGAACCGTCCGTCCAGCTCCACCTGGATCCCGGGCGGCAGCCCTTCGGTGATGCGATCGACGAGGCGATCGTCATCCGCGGGGCAGTGGGTTGCGGGTGGCACGAAGTACACGCCGTCGGTGTCGGCCTCCAGCACGGTGGCGCCCAGGACACCGAGTCCATCGATGAGCGCGCTCACGACAGCGCGGCCCTCGGTCGTGACCCGGTCGGCTGCGGCGTAGTCGTTGAAGTGGCCGCCGCCGAACGCCAGGTAGCCGTAGAAGGCGTTGATCAGCAGCTTGAAGGCCTGCTGCAGAGCGCTGAGGTGCGCGCGCTCGTGCTCGGGCGCCTCGCGGCTCAGACGCTTGGCCGCCACCCGGAACGTCCGCAGGCGTCCCAGCAGCTCCAGGAAGACTCCGAGCTCGTCGCCGGCGGGCGCGATGTTCCGGGCCAGCATGAGCGACGGGTAGAGCGAGGTGACATCCACGTGGAGCACCGGGCGGGCGACGCCCTGCTGGAACAGGGCGACCAGCGCTCCGCTCACCAGGGCGCCGGGCCGGGGCAGGGGAATCGCGTGCCGCCGATGCAGGTACTCGCGCAGCATGAGGGCGTCGATCTTGGCCGCCGGCCCGCGCAGCGTCGTCGACTGCAAGTCGAAGGGCACGACCTGAGCCTGCGCGAAGTACGGGGGGGCGAGAAGACTAGACACGCCAAGCGTCTCGATGGCGTCGTCGAGCGCGTAGGCCATGAGGCGGTCGGGATGCTGGTGGAACTCGCGAGAGATCGTCGCGGGGTCGACGTAGGTTCGATCCGGCGCGGCCACGCCCAGGTGACGGGCGATGTCCTTCAACCCGAACGAGGGCAGATCCCGTGTCGCGACGTCGTGTAGATGGGCCAGGATCCAGGTGTCCACGATGTGGCGTCCGGCCGCCTGGTAGCGCCGGTAGCCGAGGGCGCGCTCGGCGATCTGCAGGCGCGCGGGGCGGCCGGCCAGCGCACTGCCGTCGCGGCCCCAGGCCAGCGTCAACCCCCAGCGTCGGGCCCGCATCTCCAGATATTCGAGGTCGAAGCGGAAGATGTTGTGGCCCTCGATCACGTCGGGATCGCGCGCCCGGATCATCCGTCCGCATTCCTCCAGGAGATCGCGCTCCTCCATCCGATCGCCCCGGATGACGTGACGGAAGCCGCTGGTATCGGCGAGCGCGACGGCGATCACGCGATCCGTCGGCCGAAACGGGCTCGGAAAGTCGAAGCCGTCGCCGGTGAGCACCTCGATGTCGAGGGCCAGGCGCCGGAGGTCGGCGAAGCCGAGCCCGCCGAAGAACGTCCGCCCGCTCAGCAGCAGGTACTGATGCACGGGGTCGGGAAGAAAGCGATACGGCGCCGTCGGCGCGTTCGGAGCCAGCCCGGTCCGCTCGCGGCATACCTCCCGTGCGGCCAGGGCGTCGCTCCAGGTTCGCAGGCGCGCCAGCCACCGCAGACTTCCCGCCCCGGCCAGCCGTTCCACGCCGACCAGTCCGGCGGCGTCACGGACGAGATCCGGCTCGGCGATCAGCAGGAAGGGGGTGAAGGGCTCGGCTTCGGTGGTGAGGGCACCGTTCACGCGGCGCCAGACGCACATGGTGACACCGTCGGGATCGAGGCGACAGGCGACGATACCCCCGGTCGGATCCCACCCGAACAGGAGCGGCGTGCGTTCGAGCGTCAGCAGCGCGCGCCGTCCAGGATCGCGGCCCGCGCGCGAACGGCCTCGCTCACGTCACGCATTCTACCCGGGAGCCGTTGTATCCTCAACGCCATGCGGCGAGCCGCGGCGTGTGCGCTGGCGGTGCTCTCGCTGGCCGGCTGCGCCGCCCGGCCCGTTCATTTTCCCAACGCCACCCCGGCCGCGCCGCGCCAGGTCCCCGCCTGGCTGTGGCGCCCGGCCGGAGACGGTCCGTTCCCGGCGATGGTGCTGTTGCATGGCTGCCACGGCGTGTCGGCGTCCACGCAGGCGTGGGGCCGCTGGTTCCGCGACCGGGGCTACGTCGCGCTCGTGGTGGACAGTTGGGCGCCGCGAGGCATCGCCGACGGGTGCCTGCCGACCTCCCCCGACCTGCCAAGCTCCGAACGGTTCGACGACGCGATCGGCGCCGTGCGCTGGTTACAGGCGCGGCCCGACGTGGCCCGCGAGCGGATCGGCGTGGTGGGCTGGTCCAACGGCGGCGTGTTCGCCATGGCCCTCGTCAACGGGCCCAGCCTCGAGCGGGCCCGGCGCCGAGGAGTGGCCGTGCCCGAGCCCGGAGTCGCGGCGGCGGTGGCGTTCTATCCCGGGGGCTGCTATTCGCTGGTGCACGAGGTGGCCGTGCGGCCGCTGCTCGTCCTGCTGGGCGGCGCCGACGACTGGACGGTGCCCGGCCCGTGTCGGGAGATGGTCGATTCGATGAAGCGGCGTGGCGCCGACGTCTCCATCGTCCTCTACCCGGGCGCGGTCCACTACTTCGACGTCGAGGGCCAGGCGCGGGCCTACCTGGCGGAGGTCGCGAACCGCAACAAACCCGGCGAGTGTTGTGGGGCCACCGTCGGCTACGACGCCGTCGCCGACGCCGACGCCCATCGCCGTGTCGCCGAGTTCTTCGGCTATCATTTGATACGCGCAGGAGCGGGACGCTGATCGGGTGGGGGACGTGACGCCGCGGGTGTTTCCGGCGGGGCACGGGGGCGAAGCCCGGGGGCCCGTGCCCTGTTCAAAAGCCGCACTATGGATCTAGGACTCAAGGACAAGATCGCGCTGGTGACGGCGGCGAGCAAGGGGATGGGGCGCGCCTGCGCCCTGGGCTTCGCCGCCGAAGGGGCGAAGGTCATGATGTGCGCCCGGA
The DNA window shown above is from Candidatus Methylomirabilota bacterium and carries:
- a CDS encoding DNA polymerase domain-containing protein, whose protein sequence is MCVWRRVNGALTTEAEPFTPFLLIAEPDLVRDAAGLVGVERLAGAGSLRWLARLRTWSDALAAREVCRERTGLAPNAPTAPYRFLPDPVHQYLLLSGRTFFGGLGFADLRRLALDIEVLTGDGFDFPSPFRPTDRVIAVALADTSGFRHVIRGDRMEERDLLEECGRMIRARDPDVIEGHNIFRFDLEYLEMRARRWGLTLAWGRDGSALAGRPARLQIAERALGYRRYQAAGRHIVDTWILAHLHDVATRDLPSFGLKDIARHLGVAAPDRTYVDPATISREFHQHPDRLMAYALDDAIETLGVSSLLAPPYFAQAQVVPFDLQSTTLRGPAAKIDALMLREYLHRRHAIPLPRPGALVSGALVALFQQGVARPVLHVDVTSLYPSLMLARNIAPAGDELGVFLELLGRLRTFRVAAKRLSREAPEHERAHLSALQQAFKLLINAFYGYLAFGGGHFNDYAAADRVTTEGRAVVSALIDGLGVLGATVLEADTDGVYFVPPATHCPADDDRLVDRITEGLPPGIQVELDGRFRAMLSYKLKTYALLDEQGRVSLRGSAFRSRVLEPFQRQLIEQVVRLLLTGRRMEVKAEVDRWMADFAARRVPARLFARTETLGETLEVYRQRLQAGARSPSAAYELAERSGRAWQPGDQVSYYVAGRGASVAVNECARLLSAWDPARPDENTEFYQAKLQEIWERFRAFIDHEGLRPPGPEEPEPSAQLTLF
- a CDS encoding RNA-binding protein, producing the protein MPAKLFVGNLSFQATEEDLRELFAQAGTVETVRIITDQFTGRPRGFGFVEMATKEEATKAIEMLNGRLFRDRNLVVDEARPQPQRGPGGGGGDRGARGPRPGGGGPGGGWRR
- a CDS encoding dienelactone hydrolase family protein encodes the protein MRRAAACALAVLSLAGCAARPVHFPNATPAAPRQVPAWLWRPAGDGPFPAMVLLHGCHGVSASTQAWGRWFRDRGYVALVVDSWAPRGIADGCLPTSPDLPSSERFDDAIGAVRWLQARPDVARERIGVVGWSNGGVFAMALVNGPSLERARRRGVAVPEPGVAAAVAFYPGGCYSLVHEVAVRPLLVLLGGADDWTVPGPCREMVDSMKRRGADVSIVLYPGAVHYFDVEGQARAYLAEVANRNKPGECCGATVGYDAVADADAHRRVAEFFGYHLIRAGAGR
- a CDS encoding RDD family protein — its product is MNGLPSGPAPPAGFWIRAVALVIDMLVWSLVRLSLDIVATGLGAQDVDDSPFFQSTLGFFSLFFTALYTTVLHALDGQTLGKLAVGVRVVGVDGERLPFGAALLRWFALFLSLLPLGFGFIMAGLRRDKRALHDLIAGSRVERTGTRRPRGPAPVEESTASTP